The proteins below are encoded in one region of Pacificitalea manganoxidans:
- a CDS encoding DNA polymerase IV, translating into MPALCRDCLTPFETGPAAASGLLRCPACRSPRVTAHPELFDLSIAHMDCDAFYASVEKRDNPALRDKPVIVGGGRRGVVTTACYIARIKGVRSAMPMFQATRLCPEAVIVKPRMQVYVEVSRQIRAMMEDMTPAIEPLSLDEAFLDLTGTTRLHGAPPAVMLARLLKQMETELGIGGSVGLSHNKFLAKLASDLDKPRGFSVIGETETEDFLAPRSVRLIWGVGQAAATALEAAGIRSFADLRRWDRKALSERFGAHGDRLWHLARGQDNRRVTRNASVKSISNETTFNEDTADADVLDGHIWRLAEKVSDRAKAKDLAGRVVVLKLKRHNHRLLTRRGTLRDASQMAEVIYRKARELYDQAGDAGPFRLLGVGISDLMPAARGDLSGDFLDPDAARRSAAEVARDRIRARFGQDAITKGRSLR; encoded by the coding sequence ATGCCCGCCCTGTGCCGCGATTGCCTGACCCCGTTCGAAACCGGACCCGCCGCGGCGTCCGGGCTGTTGCGCTGTCCCGCCTGTCGCAGCCCGCGTGTGACGGCGCATCCCGAACTGTTCGACCTGTCGATTGCGCATATGGATTGTGACGCGTTCTACGCCTCGGTTGAAAAACGCGACAATCCGGCGCTGCGCGATAAGCCGGTCATTGTCGGCGGCGGGCGGCGGGGCGTGGTCACGACGGCCTGCTATATCGCCCGGATCAAGGGCGTGCGGTCCGCCATGCCGATGTTTCAGGCCACGCGGCTCTGCCCCGAGGCGGTCATCGTGAAGCCCCGGATGCAAGTCTATGTCGAGGTGTCCCGGCAGATCCGCGCGATGATGGAGGATATGACCCCGGCGATCGAGCCGCTGTCGCTGGACGAGGCCTTTCTGGACCTCACAGGCACCACGCGGCTGCATGGCGCACCGCCTGCGGTAATGTTGGCGCGGTTGTTGAAGCAGATGGAAACCGAGCTTGGCATCGGCGGCTCGGTCGGGCTCAGCCACAATAAGTTTCTGGCCAAGCTTGCCTCGGATCTCGACAAGCCGCGCGGTTTTTCGGTGATTGGCGAGACGGAAACGGAGGACTTCCTCGCCCCGCGGTCGGTCCGGCTGATCTGGGGGGTGGGGCAGGCGGCGGCCACGGCGCTGGAGGCGGCAGGCATCCGCAGCTTTGCCGATCTGCGCCGCTGGGATCGCAAGGCGCTGTCTGAGCGTTTCGGCGCACATGGGGACCGGCTGTGGCATCTGGCACGCGGGCAGGACAATCGCCGGGTGACCCGCAACGCCAGCGTGAAGTCGATCTCGAACGAGACGACCTTCAACGAAGATACTGCCGACGCCGATGTGCTCGACGGTCATATCTGGCGATTGGCGGAGAAGGTTTCGGACCGGGCCAAGGCCAAGGATCTGGCGGGGCGCGTCGTGGTGCTGAAGCTGAAACGCCATAACCATCGGCTTTTGACCCGGCGCGGCACCTTGCGCGATGCTAGCCAGATGGCCGAGGTAATCTATCGCAAGGCGCGTGAACTCTACGATCAGGCCGGTGATGCGGGGCCATTTCGGCTGCTGGGCGTGGGCATATCCGATCTAATGCCTGCCGCCCGTGGCGATCTGTCAGGGGATTTTCTGGACCCTGACGCCGCCCGCCGCAGTGCGGCCGAAGTGGCGCGTGACCGCATCCGCGCCCGGTTTGGGCAGGATGCGATCACCAAGGGCCGGTCGCTGCGCTAG
- a CDS encoding LysR substrate-binding domain-containing protein, which produces MDWRNIPSLSALRAFEAVARHESFTEAARDLNVTHAALSQHVRALEGDFSVDLVRRSGRGVVLTDAGRQLAAGLADGFGAIADTVAALREDQADRPLAVALTPSFAEHWLMPRLGAFWAAYPGVELSLQPGTALVEPRTPGVDVAVRWGRGGWPGWHETRLPVAHLVIVGPPKLLPQGADTPPETLKRLHWFLDATFAEGRTWAESLGLMGPETAATLLPTTGLLLSAVRAGYGLSVVPRGFVADDIRAGRMVPLVESDDSGLSYFLLCKKDRNPPGLAEFSRWMLQTAAAEIAEDALHAAVTAPAPPR; this is translated from the coding sequence ATGGATTGGCGCAATATACCCTCACTTTCGGCGCTTCGTGCGTTCGAGGCCGTCGCCCGTCATGAAAGTTTCACTGAGGCTGCGCGGGATCTTAATGTCACCCATGCCGCGCTGTCGCAGCATGTGCGCGCGCTGGAGGGCGATTTTTCGGTGGATCTGGTGCGTCGCTCCGGACGCGGCGTGGTGCTGACCGATGCGGGTCGGCAACTGGCCGCGGGTCTGGCAGACGGTTTCGGAGCGATCGCCGATACCGTCGCAGCCCTGCGCGAGGATCAGGCCGACCGGCCACTGGCGGTCGCGCTAACACCCTCCTTTGCCGAGCATTGGCTAATGCCGCGGCTGGGCGCGTTCTGGGCCGCCTATCCCGGTGTGGAGTTGTCGTTGCAACCCGGCACGGCGCTGGTGGAGCCGCGCACACCGGGTGTCGATGTCGCGGTGCGTTGGGGGCGCGGGGGGTGGCCCGGCTGGCACGAAACCCGGCTGCCGGTGGCGCATCTGGTCATCGTCGGCCCGCCAAAGCTGCTGCCACAGGGCGCGGACACGCCGCCCGAGACGCTAAAGCGGCTGCATTGGTTTCTGGATGCCACCTTTGCCGAGGGGCGCACATGGGCCGAATCGCTGGGGTTAATGGGGCCCGAAACCGCCGCGACGCTGCTGCCCACGACCGGGCTGCTGTTGTCCGCGGTGCGCGCGGGCTACGGGCTTTCGGTGGTGCCGCGCGGGTTTGTGGCGGATGATATCCGCGCCGGGCGCATGGTGCCGCTGGTCGAAAGCGACGACAGCGGGCTGAGCTATTTCCTGCTCTGCAAAAAGGATCGCAATCCCCCCGGATTGGCGGAATTCAGTCGCTGGATGCTGCAAACCGCCGCTGCCGAAATCGCCGAGGATGCATTGCATGCGGCGGTGACCGCACCTGCCCCACCGCGCTGA
- a CDS encoding SPFH domain-containing protein, protein MDMQTLLAQVTGNQILVALLALFIVICVLLGVRIVPQSEKYVVERFGRLRAVLGPGINLIVPFLDRVAHKISILERQLPNANQDAITSDNVLVQVETSVFYRILEPEKTVYRIRDVDPAIATTVAGIVRAEIGMMELDEVQSNRAQLILKIKAQVEDAVDDWGIEVTRAEILDVNLDQATREAMLQQLNAERARRAHVTEAEGKRRAVELSADAELYAAEQAAKARRVQADAEAYATSVVAAAIRDNGIEAAQYQVALKQVEALNALGHGTGKQTIVVPAQALEAFGDAFRMLRRSGGGGAA, encoded by the coding sequence ATGGATATGCAGACCCTTCTGGCCCAAGTGACGGGCAACCAGATCCTCGTGGCGCTTTTGGCGCTGTTCATCGTGATCTGCGTGCTTCTGGGCGTGCGGATCGTGCCCCAATCGGAAAAGTATGTGGTCGAGCGATTTGGCCGCCTGCGCGCCGTGCTGGGACCGGGCATTAACCTAATCGTGCCGTTTCTGGACCGTGTCGCGCATAAGATTTCGATTCTCGAACGGCAATTGCCGAATGCCAATCAAGACGCCATCACCTCCGACAACGTGCTGGTGCAGGTCGAAACCAGCGTGTTCTATCGCATTCTGGAGCCGGAAAAGACGGTCTACCGCATCCGTGACGTCGATCCCGCCATCGCCACCACCGTCGCGGGGATCGTCCGGGCCGAGATCGGAATGATGGAACTGGACGAAGTGCAATCCAACCGCGCGCAACTGATCCTGAAGATCAAGGCTCAGGTCGAAGACGCGGTGGATGACTGGGGCATCGAAGTCACCCGCGCCGAAATCCTCGACGTCAATCTGGACCAAGCCACGCGCGAAGCGATGCTGCAACAATTGAACGCCGAGCGTGCCCGCCGCGCTCATGTAACCGAAGCCGAGGGCAAGCGCCGCGCGGTGGAGTTGTCCGCCGATGCCGAACTCTACGCCGCCGAGCAGGCCGCCAAGGCGCGCCGGGTGCAGGCCGACGCCGAAGCTTACGCCACCTCTGTCGTCGCCGCCGCGATCCGCGACAATGGCATCGAGGCCGCGCAGTATCAGGTCGCGCTGAAACAGGTGGAGGCGCTGAATGCGCTGGGTCACGGCACCGGAAAACAGACCATCGTCGTGCCCGCTCAGGCGCTGGAGGCCTTCGGCGACGCCTTCCGCATGCTGCGCCGGTCGGGCGGCGGAGGTGCCGCGTGA
- a CDS encoding HupE/UreJ family protein gives MSLFLSKLRLPVLLSTILAPLWLALAGAATAHELRPAVSDIEVSAESLTMTVTLSGEAVVTGIDQSALDDTNESPLSDDYDALRALPPEQLAERFTAAWPEIAAGLDLRSGPERLSPDLQSVEVVDEPDPALPRDSRVTFTATLPQGDAPVTVGWQDSYGPLVIRQVGAGEDAYTAYLNPGDRSEPLPRGEVVNESHVSTFLRYIVIGFEHIIPMGLDHILFVLGLFFFSLHLRPLLLQVTAFTLAHTATLALASLGLVTIPATIVEPLIALSITYVAIENILRPKLGWWRYAVVFGFGLLHGLGFAYMLGDLGLSPARFVTGLIGFNVGVEFGQLTVILAALVLVGWAGRKVWYRRVIAVPASIFIALVGAYWFLERTVLAI, from the coding sequence TTGTCCCTGTTCCTGTCCAAGCTGCGGCTGCCCGTCCTACTGTCAACGATCCTCGCGCCTTTGTGGCTGGCACTTGCCGGGGCCGCCACCGCCCATGAGCTGCGCCCCGCCGTGTCGGATATCGAGGTTTCTGCCGAGAGTCTGACAATGACCGTCACCCTGTCGGGTGAGGCCGTGGTGACCGGCATCGACCAGAGCGCACTGGACGATACGAATGAAAGCCCGCTGTCGGATGACTATGACGCGCTGCGCGCACTGCCGCCCGAACAATTGGCCGAGCGCTTTACCGCCGCATGGCCCGAGATCGCTGCCGGGCTTGATCTGCGCTCCGGGCCGGAACGGCTGAGCCCGGACTTGCAGTCGGTCGAGGTGGTGGACGAGCCGGACCCCGCCCTGCCCCGCGACAGCCGCGTGACCTTTACCGCGACACTGCCGCAGGGCGACGCTCCGGTCACGGTCGGCTGGCAGGACAGCTATGGACCGCTGGTGATCCGACAGGTCGGCGCGGGGGAGGACGCCTATACCGCCTATCTCAACCCCGGTGATCGGTCCGAGCCGCTGCCCCGCGGCGAGGTCGTCAACGAAAGCCATGTGTCGACCTTCCTGCGCTACATCGTCATCGGGTTCGAACACATCATTCCGATGGGGCTCGACCATATCCTGTTCGTGCTGGGACTGTTTTTCTTTTCTCTGCATCTACGGCCGCTTCTGTTGCAGGTCACAGCGTTCACTCTGGCCCATACCGCGACGCTTGCTTTGGCGAGCCTCGGACTCGTCACCATCCCCGCGACGATTGTCGAGCCGCTGATCGCGCTGTCGATCACCTATGTCGCCATCGAAAACATCCTACGTCCCAAACTTGGCTGGTGGCGCTACGCGGTGGTGTTTGGCTTCGGGCTGCTGCACGGGCTGGGGTTTGCCTACATGCTGGGCGATCTGGGCCTGTCACCCGCGCGGTTCGTGACCGGGCTCATCGGCTTTAACGTAGGGGTCGAGTTCGGCCAGTTGACCGTGATCTTGGCGGCGCTGGTGCTGGTCGGCTGGGCCGGGCGAAAGGTCTGGTATCGCCGGGTCATTGCGGTGCCGGCGTCCATCTTTATCGCATTGGTCGGGGCCTACTGGTTCCTTGAGCGCACGGTTCTGGCCATCTGA
- a CDS encoding NfeD family protein, with the protein MIWSWWIWLAGAVVLAIVEMLVPGYLFLGFALGAAATGLVLLAGGLFGGLVAGTLTGTLLFFAGASLVAWVVLRRLFAPSSGGSVRTFDRDINDD; encoded by the coding sequence GTGATCTGGTCGTGGTGGATTTGGCTGGCCGGGGCCGTGGTGCTGGCAATCGTTGAGATGCTGGTGCCGGGCTATCTGTTCCTCGGCTTTGCGCTTGGGGCGGCGGCGACCGGTCTTGTGCTGCTGGCGGGCGGGCTCTTTGGCGGGTTGGTCGCAGGCACCCTGACCGGGACGCTGCTGTTTTTTGCCGGCGCGTCGCTGGTCGCGTGGGTCGTGCTGCGACGGCTGTTCGCGCCGTCAAGCGGTGGCTCCGTCCGCACGTTCGACCGGGATATCAACGACGACTGA